In Lolium perenne isolate Kyuss_39 chromosome 5, Kyuss_2.0, whole genome shotgun sequence, the sequence TAAACATCAGTACTTCTATTGCTTCCTTGCACATTGACTACGATGCCACTATTTTGGGTACTCAAGTCCTGCTCTATATAGGAATTCCGAAAGTAATATCCATTCAGTACTGTACGGTTGTACACACGAGCAATGTGATCAGGCCCTTTACCTAGTGCATACAACAGATTGCTGACCTTCCCATCTTTATGGAGTTGTGCGATCTGTTTCATGGAATAGAATATGTGGGAGTGCAATGTACACCATTGTTTTTTTTATTAAGGAACATTTGTGAAAATGTTAAAGTAACTTACCCGTCTCTCGAACCAGCCAACAAACTCTTCCTTGTGTTTCTTATTTGGATTAGGACAGTTGTTTGTTTTGAGCTCCTGCATATGTGCACTTCAAAAAGAAATGGTGGTTACTTCATTGCGAAAGGATTAATGAATATCATGGTATGAAACAAATACATAAGTATCCTTACTCAAGCCATGGCTCGGTTTGCTCGCAGTTTGTTATTATGTAGTGCCTCATTTGATTAATATCTTTCAAAGAGAGTGATTCACGGGCAAAACCTTTCTTGGTGTAATCAACTGTACTGAGTATGCTAATCTCATTGGTGGTTCATCTGTACCTCCATCTGCATGCCGTTCGGACTGACTTATTTTTGTAGGCATGCCTTGAACAAAATACTGCAAAACGTCATGCACTCTTCAAGTATGTACCCCTCTGCAATCGAACCTTCTGGATGAGCCTTGTTACACACATATCCCTTCATCGTACGCAGGTATCACTCAGCAGGATACATCCATCTGTACTGTACAGGCCCTACGTACCATGCTTCTCGAGCTAGATGAATTGGGAGATGCATCATAATATCAAAGAAAGATGGTGGATAGATCATCTCTAGCTGACATAGAATTTCTGGAATTTGCTTGCCCAAATTCTCCAAATCTTCATCCTTTAACTCCTTGGAGCATAAATCAGAAAAGAATTTACTCAGCTGAAGCAATGGGATAAGGACATTCTCTGGCAGAAGCTTGCGCAACGCAATAGGAAGAAGTTTCTGTGACATAACATGACAGTCATGAGTTTTCAGTCCAGTAACCTTGCACTGCTCGAGGACCACACATCGCTTAATGTGTGAAGCATAGCCATCAGGCATCCGTATGCTCTGCAGAAACCCGAGGAGCATCATCTTCTCTTCCTTTTTTAAAGCATACAAGCCTTTCTTCATTGTGTACTTATCCTTACCTGCGGTCGTTGCATGCTGGTCCTTCCTAATTTTCAAGTCCTCCAAATCAAGACGTGCCTTCGGACCATCCTTTGATTTCCCATCCATCTCAAGCAAAGTCCCCAGAATGATGTCACAAATGTTCTTCTCGATGTGCATAACATCCAAATTGTGCCTAACGAGTAAGTGTTTCCAATACGGGAGCTAGAAAAACACACTTTTCTTCCACcaattgtcggggggaagaccccgggtatggcAAAAGACTGGGAACAGTTGGCTCGAGGCCGGCTGGCCcatggcaaaggccggctgaggagcagccggctggagccatgGCCGGCTGCCTTGCGAGCCGACTGACCCCAGGTCTACGCTGGTCCAGTCATGGCCGGCTGCgctatggctgggccggcttctacgcgCCATGTCCGGCTTGGTTTCGTTCTCCCTGACCGGCTCGAGGCTggtgagccttgcaggagaaggtTCAGGAAAGGCTATCCGGGTTCAAAAGTctacgctgacctcatctccagTGTAAAGCGAGGGGCACTGTGGAACAATAGTGCCCCACGCCAGAGATTCCTGTCATGGCCCGCCTACATCACGCGGTGTAGGGCGACCGGCGGAGACAGCGGGCGCCCAGCGCACGTCGCTCGGCACGTCCCATCTCCGCTGACCTCGGCAGGAGGGCGGACGCGACGCCCACGACCGGTGATGCCATCGCCTCGTTAGGATGCGGGaaagccggagccggcgggccCGACCAGTAGGCTATAGGGGCCTCTGTGTAAATGTAACTGGCACTATATAAGCCACACCACCCCTCTCGTACGAGGGGACGATCGATCACTACTCATTTCTATACTTAGAACCGCTCGGGAGAGAGGCCTTCGTCTACCTCCAGCCTCCTCCTCgtagccggatacagctctaggagcaccattgtactgtctcACTCAGCATATACGCTCtagagcaggagtaggggtgttacctccatacgagggccccgaacctgggtatgtcgctgtgtcgctcgtgcccatacccgcatccgaaaACCGCCGTAGGCCACACCAGGAACCACCTAacataagccatcctatggcatatgccgtgacgataccatgaCACCAATTGTGCTAGTTATTAGTTTCCGGTCGCTTCCTCTTATTTGACCGCCCAAGTGGTGCATGTTGAATGCTCTCAAGCTACTTTAGAACTTGTATGCCTGTAAGTGGCTCCAGGGGATCTCTAGTATCTGTCTTGTTGTTGAACATACACTTGTTTCGACGCCATTTGTGTCCTTTAATCAGAAAACGTTGGTGTCCCATGTAGCAATGCTTTCTACCATAATTGAGCCATAAATAGTCTGTATGCGCATGGCAGTAAGGGCATGCTAGCTTGCCTTTTGTGCTCCAACCACTCAGCATTGCGTAAGCCGGGTAGTCATTGATGGTCCACAACACGCATGCATACAACATGAAATTTTGTTTAGTTGCAACAACATATGCTTCAGCACCATCCTCCCATAGAACTAACAGTTCATCAATCAAAGGCTGCAAGTACACATCAATGTTATTTCCCGCTGACTTTGGTCCTGGaataatcattgacattatccaaTTATGTTGTTTCATACACATCCAGGGTGGCAAGTTATATGGGATCAGAATGACAGGCCATGTAGTGTGTGATATACTCATGAGCCCAAAGGGGTTGAATCCATCCGAAGCAAGGCCAAGCTGAACACTGCGAGCATCTTTTGCGAATTCTTTATCACTATATTTTTCATCGAGGTGTTTCTAGGCCTTGGAATCTGCTGGATGCCTCATTACGCCATCATCCTTACGTTTCTCCTTATGCCATTTCATATCAACTGATATATCTTCTGTCATGTACAACCTTTGCAGTCTTTTAATGAGTGGGAAATACAACAGAACTTTTTGTGCCACTAGCTTCTTTGTTTTACGGCTCGATGAATCGTCTTTGTCTACGGTAGGACTAGATTTCCATCGAGACGCATGACAGACAGGGCATTCTTGGGCTTCAGCATGCTCATTACAGAATAGCACACAATCATTAACGCACACATATATCTTCTTGTAATCCAGACCCAACTCTCGGATGACCTTCCTTACTTGTGCGAGATTAGTAGGAATGCAGTGACCCTTTGGCAGCACCTTTGTGAACATCTGTAGCATTAAGTCACATGCTCTATTGGTCATCCCAGACATGCACTTGATTTGGTAAAGCTTCACAATGAAAGATAGCTTTGTGACATCCTCGCAACCTGGGTACAACGATGTTTTTCCCTCTTCCAATAGTTCGAAGAACGCCTTGGCTGATGCATTTGGCTCCTGTTTCATTCCATCACCGCTGGTGTCTCCTGCATTACTTCCCACTTTTGTGCCCCTTATGAGAGTTTGGAGCATGTCACATATCCCAACACCATCATCTGCAGTGTCTTCATCATCAGAATCTTCATCCATGTTGTCCTCATCGGGTTGTTCACCATGGTATATCCAGTTAGTGTACGTCGGATCCATCCCATTCTGAAGCAAGTGCATATGGACATCCCTTCTCTTTCTGTGAGCATTATTCAGACATTTCGTACACAGGCAAGGGATACTTGACTTTGGGTAAGGACTATCGAAACAAAAATCCAAGAAACTCTTCATGCCACTTTGCCACTCCACAGAatctctatccttttccatccagCTCTTGTCTTGTGACATTGTGCCTTATCTCCGTAAAGCTGACCTTGTTAATAAAAAAACAATACGAGGAGCATTATTTTACAAGTACGTATTTGGAATCAACAGATACTTCAGTAATAATTGCAAGGGATTACATTAGACATGATAATTATAAGAACTTAAACTTGGATAAAACCCTGAAACTGCTATGAAACTGAAATCACACTTGACACCTCAAATTGACGAAACTGACACTCATATGTGAACCTAAGCAGCTAGACTATCTGACAACAATTGAAAGCGCCATTGACTTCATCGAACCGGAAGGATGGAAAGCAATGATTTTATCAGTCAAATTCATCTGTGTATTGGTACAAACCTTGTAATTTCGTCTGACGAGCGGCGGAGGCAGCAGAGATAGGTTGAGTACAAGTCCGCGGGGCAGCGTGGGTGGCAGTTCCACCATTTAGCCTAACGCAATTCGGATGGCGGCGAGGTTGTAGTGGCGGATTGGTCGCTCGCGTAGGGACGATAGGGCAGCGACGTCGTCTGAGGACGGAGAGGGAATCGGCGTCGTGAGGGGGCAGGGCAGTTTGGAGGAGACCTGGCGGAGCTACGTATTTTTGGGAACAAACCCCATGGATTTAGCCCTTTCCCCCGGCCCATCCCCGCACCCACAGTTTGGaccaaagaagctttataaagtagcttagctcatcaaagatgccattagggtttcttcctttgtaagccaccctctcccctatataaggagagggggcacacccctacGCGGGACGGTTCATGATTCACGAGAGGGAGAGATCACATTAGAGAGAAGGTGGCTAGCCAAGCCAGTAGAACAGGATCCTGTAATCCGTacgttcttcaacctctggccaagggccAAGTTCATCAATCTATACCGGAAGTTCTTCCAAAactctcccccgaatcctctagcgcacattcggccccaacttaagccatcccatggcatctgtttgttcaccacgacgacagttggcgcccaccgtggggccagcagctgcgcttgctggagtttacattcgggcgggcctcctcaccgtctTCGGTGAGCGCGTGGTCTCTAGCCTCGTCTACCGCCTCAGCTcgctggacttcatcaacgacaatgcgggctgcttcgccaacggcggccgcTACCCGCAGAATGGCCGCAtcgtcgagttcggcagccaccgcatctacctcGGCACCATCAGGGAGCGCCAGTacccctcgccggtgctggtggcgccggatccgccaaggtcttCACCAACTCGCGGGCTGCGCTCCGGCCGCGTCGTCGGAAGCGTGGAGGTGCTGATGGCTGGCGCGGGtggcgccggcaaagaagctgcggtGGAAGGCGCTGGGCAGACCAAGGCCACGCGCACGGCGAAGCCGCCAACCGAGCGCGACGAGATTGTCACGGGAGCATCtgcagcgccaccggagacacctctccaagcggccatgagcgtgttggctacgcccatcgcgcagaatgtCGACCCTGCCGCAGCACAAGCCAAACTGGAAgcgcagcggcagaagttgctctCCGGCGGAGCGGACATCATCAAGGCTCAGCGGGAGCTCAACctgaccctacgtgagtacaatgcttcccatggctttgcttctgttagtgcTCAACCTGCTAGAGTAGCGGGAAACCGGCTTAGaggtcgcaatctagatcaggatttgcgccgggaagttcttgccggaaaaagcacgtcggtatctttgagcatggtagaaaagcctaagtacagcagtccggacaaaacgataaaagctgctagggctgcagtagagaTGTGTGAATCGCTATCTGGCgaggctttggcaaaacagcaggaTCGAGTAAGAGAGTTGCTTGATCAGATTGAGGCACAAAACGCTGAGCTTGCTAAAATTAACAAAGTAGCTATGGCGTCGAAATCGGTACGTtcggcaaagaatgccggaagcaagtcgcatgggcaggcatcgtcctcccatcccgacagaagaagagaaaaagatgcaaatgcacagcagatgactgtgtatgatccgattctggccggaaaacaacaagccgggcaacatgatgccggtagaaaaagccaaggggcaggtggtggctatgccggaaatggttACGCCGGAAACGCTTATGCCGGTAACggagaaaccgggcaaaattatcaagCGGCAAGAGCAGCTTATGCTgaggaaatgcctccaccaaggtaccggcagggaaaggccgcggtaccggaaagtTACGATGAAGCCAATTCGGGAATGGTAGGAAGCGGGgcttaccggaacccgttgggagaacgtgTTGGAGAAAGATGCCTGCCAGACCAGGATGCAAGGCACATGCTGGACATAGTGTATTTATCAGAGATAATCGAAGCTGAGGGTCCTCCGGGCCCGCAGTGCTTTGGCCCTCGGATCATGAGGGAAGAACCACCAGTACGCAACTTTCAGTTGCCTCGTGACacgaaaacatacgatggcaccactaagccggaagattggcttgctGACTATGTCACAGCGGTATACATCGCTAGTGGCGGAGGAACCGCGGCAGGcggaggaaaccggcgctgggccgtgagaatcataccgtccttcctAGTAGGACCGGCATGTATTTGGCTTAACAATCTGCCAAAGGGAAGCATAAATggttggctggactttgaggaggctttcgtgagcaacttcagcagcacgtaccgcaggccaaacagaccgcagcagctcgccttgtgccAGCAGTGcgagaacgaaacagaccgggattatctaatccggtggaactccacgaggAATTCCTGCGAAGGAGTGATAGAAGCGCAGGCAATTGCTTGGTTCTGCAATGGATgccggagaggttcaccgctgtggcaaaagctacggAGAAACGTGCCAACCACTTTAGCTGAGATGATTCGGGTGGTGGATAGTTACGCGCTGGGAGATCCGATGCAGCTGGCAGTCCAAGCTAAGCCGGTGCAAAGGAGTCAACCGCACCAAGATCAGTACCGGAACAATCatcataacaaaagaagggaagatttcctggATCGGAGGTATGGAATGCAACAAGTGGCCGCAGTGCAGGACAATTCCAGCGCTAGCGGGAGCCAAAGatagaaaaccggatcgcagccatgggcgggtccaaaaaagcaaTGGGTTGAGAAGAAACCGTGGCAAGATCAGGAAAAGTACACCATGGAGTCTGCTATGGATCAGCCGTGCCgctggcacacgccgaatccggcaagGCCGGCGATTCATTTAACGAAAGATTGCTCCTGGACCAAGAGGTTGATGGAGAAGGGAATGATGAAAGATGCCAGAAACCAAGGTTTCGAGAGgttaccaccgccaccgccgcttaCCGGAGCGAATGCTCAACCGGTACATGCTCAGCCAAACCGGCCGCAGCAGCCGCAAGAAGTTCATCAGGTGGCACAAGGTATTAACCAAGCtccaccaccggcacctttaggccgaaatgtttaccatgatccggatatgtgctgcgttgtgtttgtAACAGAGCCAAGAGACCggcaaagtgtgcaccgccgttccatggaagtgaacgcggtgataccGGCGGTAccgaagtacatgctgtggtcagagcaGGAGATCACATGGTCGTTCAAAGATCACCCGAAAGTGATGCCTAATCCGGGCGGATACGCTCTGgtggtggacccaatcatgcatgagCCATCGTCGCGAGTccggttcagcaaggtgctggtggacaatggtagcagcatcaacatcatgtaccggcacaccatgtaaACACTTGGCATAACACCAAACATGTTGGAGCCAACACACACCACTTTCCATGGCATCGTTCCGGGGCTATCCTGTTCGCCTATGGGCAAGGTTCGGGTTGATGTGCTGTtcagaggacgtgacaattgtcgCGTTGAAAACATCTTGTTCGAGGTGGCTGACCTTGACAGCCCCTACCATGCGCTGCTTGGGAGACCGTCACTGGCAAAATTCATGGCCTCCACTCATAccacgtatctcaagatgaagatgccggcaccaaaaggacccttaactgtggttggAAACTACAAAGTGTCGCTCGAAACCGCgtccgccggatcaaatctggcagaatcgctggtgatagcaGAGGAAAAGAGAAGAATGCAAACCGCTGTTGTGCTGGCTCAATCCTCCCAGCTCAACTTAGCGGCGATGAGTGGCAACTTGGGCACACTGGCTTTCAAGCTGACCAAGGAGACAAAGGACGCGAAGCCGGTGAGACAACCTTTGCACCAGTtcactgaagacaggagaaagatcattggaggggAAGTGACCAAGTTGCTGGtttccggtttcatcgtggaagtactgcacactgagtggatagccaatccggtgctggtcgagaagaagaaagagaaagaccccaaagctccaaaggtgtggcgcatgtgcatcgactacaccaacctgaacaaggcatgTCCTAAAGATCCATTCCCGCtaccccggattgatcaagtgatcgattccactgccggttgtgagctgttgtcttttctggatgcttattctggtttccaccaaatttccttgaaaaaggaagatcaaataaagactgcgttcattaccccacacggggcttactgctatgtcactatgccttttggtttgcgcaacgctggtgcaacgtaccagcgctgcatgcaaaaatgccttcatgatcaaatcggtaaaaatgtgcaagtctatgtggacgatgttgtgaTAAAAATGAAGGTAAAAgataccttaatcgatgacctaggcaaacgtttgacaacttgcgacggttccggatgaaacttaatttggcaaaatgcaccttcggcgtTCCCGCCGGGAAGCTACTCGGTTTCCTGGTGTCAAGCCGCGGTATCGAggtgaatccggtaaaaatccgggccacCGTAAGAATGACAATACCTCAGGACCTCAAGGACGtacagaagtttaccggaagcttggcatcgctaagccggttcataagccggttgggagaaaaggctttgccgctctatgccttaatgaaaaaatctgacactttcgtatggacccctcaggcagacgcatcgTTCAAAGAGCTTAAGAAGATGCTAGCCACAACACCGGTATTGGCgtcacctttggaaagggaacctaTGCTACTTTACATAgctgcaacaaaccgggttgtgagcgttgtggtggtggtagaaagagaagaggaaggaaaaaccgtgcagaggccggtatactacctgagcgaggtgctctccctctcaaagcaaaactacccgcacttccaaaagatgacttatggcatgttcatggccactacaaagctcaagcactactttgtggAGCACccaatgaaagtggtgagcgaggcacccatttcggacatcatgtgcaacaaagacgctagcggcaggattgccaaatgggcgATTCAGCTGTCACCATACGTACCGGAATACGCAAGGAGggacgccataaaatcacaaaCTTTGGCAGACTTCATGGCTGATTGGGCAGAAAGGCAATACAAGCCGCCGAAGCCagaaatagaatactggaagatgcacttt encodes:
- the LOC127304083 gene encoding uncharacterized protein, with the translated sequence MSQDKSWMEKDRDSVEWQSGMKSFLDFCFDSPYPKSSIPCLCTKCLNNAHRKRRDVHMHLLQNGMDPTYTNWIYHGEQPDEDNMDEDSDDEDTADDGVGICDMLQTLIRGTKVGSNAGDTSGDGMKQEPNASAKAFFELLEEGKTSLYPGCEDVTKLSFIVKLYQIKCMSGMTNRACDLMLQMFTKVLPKGHCIPTNLAQVRKVIRELGLDYKKIYVCVNDCVLFCNEHAEAQECPVCHASRWKSSPTVDKDDSSSRKTKKLVAQKVLLYFPLIKRLQRLYMTEDISVDMKWHKEKRKDDGVMRHPADSKA